One window from the genome of Ammospiza nelsoni isolate bAmmNel1 chromosome 16, bAmmNel1.pri, whole genome shotgun sequence encodes:
- the PURA gene encoding transcriptional activator protein Pur-alpha: MADRDSGSEQGGGGGGAAGAGGPGAGGGGPGGGGGGGGGPGGGLQHETQELASKRVDIQNKRFYLDVKQNAKGRFLKIAEVGAGGNKSRLTLSMSVAVEFRDYLGDFIEHYAQLGPSQPPELAQAADEPRRALKSEFLVRENRKYYMDLKENQRGRFLRVRQTVNRGPGLGSTQGQTIALPAQGLIEFRDALAKLIDDYGVEEEPAELPEGTSLTVDNKRFFFDVGSNKYGVFMRVSEVKPTYRNSITVPYKVWAKFGHTFCKYSDEMKKIQEKQRDKRAAAAAAPAVGAEPPPEAEAAAAGPPGALLQAEEPEED; this comes from the coding sequence ATGGCGGACAGAGACAGCGGCAGCGAgcagggcggcggcggcgggggcgcggcgggcgccGGGGGGccgggcgcgggcggcggcggcccgggcggcggcggcggcggcggcgggggcccAGGCGGCGGGCTGCAGCACGAGACGCAGGAGCTGGCCTCCAAGCGGGTGGACATCCAGAACAAGCGCTTCTACCTGGACGTGAAGCAGAACGCCAAGGGCCGCTTCCTCAAGATCGCCGAGGTGGGCGCGGGCGGCAACAAGAGCCGCCTGACCCTCTCCATGTCGGTGGCCGTCGAGTTCCGCGACTACCTGGGCGACTTCATCGAGCACTACGCGCAGCTGGGGCCCAGCCAGCCCCCCGAGCTGGCGCAGGCGGCCGACGAGCCCCGGCGGGCGCTGAAGAGCGAGTTCCTGGTGCGGGAGAACCGCAAGTACTACATGGATCTGAAGGAGAACCAGCGCGGGCGCTTCCTGCGCGTCCGCCAGACCGTGAACCGCGGCCCGGGGCTGGGCTCCACGCAGGGCCAGACCATCGCGCTGCCCGCGCAGGGCCTCATCGAGTTCCGCGACGCCCTGGCCAAGCTCATCGACGACTACGGCGTGGAGGAGGAGCCGGCCGAGCTGCCCGAGGGCACCTCCTTGACTGTGGACAACAAGCGTTTCTTCTTCGACGTGGGTTCCAACAAGTACGGCGTGTTCATGCGGGTGAGCGAGGTGAAGCCCACCTACCGCAACTCCATCACCGTCCCCTACAAGGTCTGGGCCAAGTTCGGCCACACCTTCTGCAAGTACTCGGACGAGATGAAGAAGATCCAGGAGAAGCAGCGGGACAagcgcgccgccgccgccgccgcccccgccgtgGGCGCCGAGCCGCCCCCCGAGGCCGAGGCGGCCGCCGCCGGGCCGCCCGGCGCGCTGCTGCAGGCCGAGGAGCCCGAGGAGGACTGA